The following coding sequences lie in one Haematobia irritans isolate KBUSLIRL chromosome 3, ASM5000362v1, whole genome shotgun sequence genomic window:
- the ksh gene encoding transmembrane protein 167A-like protein ksh, which yields MSALFNFQSLLSVILLMICTCAYLRSLFPSIIDRNKTGLLGVFWKLARIGERKSPYVAVACVIMAASLLFWT from the exons ATG AGTGCATTATTCAACTTTCAAAGTCTGTTATCTGTAATCCTATTAATGATATGCACTTGTGCTTATCTTCGTTCACTCTTTCCCAGCATTATCGATAGAAACAAGACCGG GTTATTAGGAGTTTTCTGGAAGCTAGCTAGAATTGGGGAAAGAAAATCTCCATACGTTGCTGTTGCGTGTGTTATAATGGCCGCCTCGTTACTATTCTGGACGTGA
- the TH1 gene encoding negative elongation factor complex member TH1 — translation MEMEYDESGWQQGRPKGEEEEMAEDNPQETIQECLEKFLTPDYIMEPGIFTQLKRYFQSGGSPEEVIMMLSENYKAVAQMANLLAEWLILAGVKVTDVQAMVENHLKDMILKTFDPKKADTIFTEEGETPDWLTEMIDHPTWRSLIYRLAEEYPDCLMLNFTIKLISDAGFQSEITSISTAAQQIEVFSRVLKTSISKFLSNPEDIQGAIQECARMVCHGQHTYVYSQVLIQVLSQETKGGFNMKRLSQEITKYALQNNQNVTPITMALNGSAAYPQACQALSSMLSRNTLNPADITVLYRNYSGADPPPIDLIRNPQFLELLVDSLFKAGVKINPEHKSKYIFLLAYAASVVDTPAKKRPLTERVLNKEELKSTIQAIEKVHAICNVNKGSTELIAELQTLYNCIKFPVVGVGVIRWIENTVTEPSYFKLSTDSCPTHLAILDEVAAVHPTLHQQILSLLIRLFESKQDELEILVQLEMKKMLLDRMVNLLTRGCVVPVVKYIKQCWGKGDTDISLIRYFVTEVLETITHPYSSEFVLLFLPMVENEEITGTMRGEGDNDPVSEFIVHCKAHYTTV, via the exons ATGGAAATGGAATATGACGAAAGTGGTTGGCAGCAAGGCAGACCTAAGGGGGAAGAGGAA GAAATGGCTGAAGATAATCCACAGGAAACAATACAGGAATGCCTGGAAAAATTTCTTACGCCCGATTATATAATGGAGCCGGGTATATTTACCCAATTGAAAAGGTATTTTCAATCGGGTGGTTCACCAGAGGAGGTAATCATGATGTTGTCGGAAAACTATAAAGCAGTAGCCCAAATGGCTAATCTCTTGGCGGAATGGCTTATCTTGGCTGGGGTGAAGGTTACGGATGTGCAAGCTATGGTGGAGAACCATTTGAAGGATATGATTTTAAAAACCTTTGATCCTAAGAAAGCCGATACAATTTTCACCGAAGAAGGTGAAACCCCAGATTGGTTAACGGAAATGATAGACCATCCTACATGGCGTTCATTGATTTATCGTCTGGCCGAGGAATATCCCGATTGCCTTATGTTGaattttacaattaaattaatttccgaTGCTGGCTTCCAAAGTGAAATTACTTCCATATCCACAGCGGCTCAACAGATTGAGGTATTTTCCAGAGTATTGAAGACATCGATTTCGAAATTTCTTAGCAATCCTGAAGATATTCAGGGTGCTATACAAGAATGCGCCCGTATGGTTTGCCATGGTCAACACACTTACGTTTACTCGCAAGTATTGATACAAGTCTTGAGCCAAGAGACCAAAGGAGGTTTCAATATGAAAAGATTGTCACAAGAAATCACTAAATACGCATTGCAAAA CAATCAAAATGTTACACCCATAACAATGGCTTTGAATGGTTCAGCTGCTTATCCTCAAGCATGTCAAGCTCTCTCGTCCATGTTGTCCAGGAATACACTCAACCCAGCCGATATTACTGTGCTTTATCGTAATTATTCAGGAGCAGATCCTCCACCAATAGATCTTATAAGAAATCCCCAGTTCTTAGAGTTATTAGTGGATTCCCTCTTTAAGGCCGGAGTAAAAATCAATCCTGAACATAAATCCAAATACATTTTTCTGTTAGCCTATGCTGCTTCTGTAGTAGATACGCCGGCCAAGAAACGACCGCTTACCGAGAGAGTTCTAAATAAAGAAGAGCTGAAAAGTACAATACAAGCCATAGAAAAGGTCCATGCTATTTGTAATGTCAACAAAGGATCCACGGAACTGATAGCAGAATTACAAACTCTGTATAATTGTATTAA ATTTCCTGTGGTGGGTGTTGGTGTTATTCGCTGGATAGAAAATACCGTCACCGAACCTTCATATTTCAAACTATCCACCGATAGTTGTCCCACACATTTAGCCATACTGGATGAAGTGGCCGCTGTCCATCCTACATTGCATCAACAAATTTTAAGCCTTCTAATACGACTGTTCGAGTCCAAACAAGATGAATTGGAAATATTGGTACAATTGGAAATGAAGAAAATGTTATTGGATCGTATGGTTAATTTGCTGACCAGAGGATGTGTTGTTCCCGTGGTTAAGTACATCAAACAGTGTTGGGGTAAAGGTGATACAGATATATCATTGATACGTTATTTCGTCACCGAAGTCTTGGAGACAATAACTCATCCATATTCGTCGGAATTTGTTCTACTATTTCTGCCTATGGTGGAGAATGAAGAAATCACTGGCACTATGAGAGGTGAAGGAGATAATGATCCAGTGTCTGAATTTATAG TACATTGCAAAGCTCATTATACCACAGTGTAA